One stretch of Lemur catta isolate mLemCat1 chromosome 2, mLemCat1.pri, whole genome shotgun sequence DNA includes these proteins:
- the LHFPL5 gene encoding LHFPL tetraspan subfamily member 5 protein, which translates to MVKLLPAQEAAKIYHTNYVRNSRAVGVMWGTLTICFSVLVMALFIQPYWIGDSVNTPQAGYFGLFSYCVGNVLSSELICKGGPLDFSSIPSRAFKTAMFFVALGMFLIIGSIICFSLFFVCNTATVYKICAWMQLAAATGLMIGCLVYPDGWDSSEVRRMCGEQTGKYTLGHCTIRWAFMLAILSIGDALILSFLAFVLGYRQDKLLPDDYKADGKGNLPFSIMTSPAWRTGG; encoded by the exons ATGGTGAAGTTGCTGCCCGCCCAGGAGGCCGCCAAGATCTACCACACCAACTACGTGCGCAACTCGCGGGCCGTCGGGGTGATGTGGGGCACGCTCACCATCTGCTTCTCTGTGCTGGTCATGGCCCTCTTCATCCAGCCCTACTGGATCGGTGACAGCGTCAACACACCGCAGGCGGGCTACTTCGGCCTTTTCTCCTACTGCGTGGGCAACGTGCTGTCCTCCGAGCTCATCTGCAAAGGCGGTCCCCTGGACTTCTCCTCCATACCCTCCAGAGCCTTCAAGACTGCCATGTTCTTTGTGGCCTTGGGCATGTTCCTCATCATTGGCTCCATCATCTGCTTCAGCCTGTTCTTCGTCTGCAACACCGCCACCGTCTACAAGATCTGCGCGTGGATGCAGCTGGCTGCGG CCACAGGCCTAATGATTGGCTGCCTGGTCTACCCCGACGGCTGGGACTCAAGCGAGGTGCGACGCATGTGTGGGGAGCAGACGGGCAAGTACACCCTGGGCCACTGCACCATCCGCTGGGCCTTCATGCTGGCCATCCTCAGCATCGGCGACGCCCTCATTCTCTCCTTCTTGGCCTTCGTGTTGGGTTACCGGCAGGACAAGCTCCTCCCCGATGACTACAAGGCAGATGGAAAAGGTAACCTGCCCTTCTCCATAATGACGTCCCCTGCCTGGAGAACCGGGGGATGA